A region of the Candidatus Nanosynbacter lyticus genome:
TCCTTAGGTCTGAACCAGCACCCGTAGTAATGCCATCATCGCCATAGATCAGTTTCTCGGCAATTCGACCGCCCATCGCCCGAGCCAAAATATCCTTAAACTCGTAAACGTTCGTGTAGATCTTATCTTCCGGCGGCAAGAACCAAGTCACACCGCCCGTACTGCCGCGCGGAATAATTGTTACCTTATGAACTGGATCAGAATCTGGCAGAACATGACCGACAATGGCGTGGCCCGCCTCATGGTAAGCTGTCAATTCTTTCTCGTGTTCATTCATCACCTTAGCTTTACGCTCTGGACCGATGGCTACTCGCTCAAACGCTTCAGTCAATTCACCGTTAGAGATCTTCTTTTTATTCCGCCTTGCTGCAATGATTGCTGCCTCATTAGCTATATTAGCGAGATCCGCACCAGACGAGCCAGCTGTCTTGGCCGCCAATTTATCAAGATCAACAGTGTCGTCAACTGGTTTTTTCTTAAAATGAACCTTTAAAATTGCTTCACGATCTTTACGCTCCGGCAATGTAATTGTCACTCGCCTATCAAATCGACCCGGTCGCAATAAAGCAGGGTCCAAAACGTCAGCGCGGTTAGTTGCCGCTAGAACAATGACATTTGTTTCACCATCAAAACCGTCCATTTCCACCAAAATCTGGTTCAAGGTCTGTTCACGCTCATCATGGCCACCACCCATACCAGAGCCACGCTTACGCCCCACCGCGTCAATTTCATCAATGAAAATAATACACGGCGCATTTTTCTTTGCTTTAGAGAATAAATCTCGCACTCGCGAAGCACCAACGCCAACAAACATCTCCACAAACTCTGATCCGGAGATTGAGAAGAACGGCACACCAGCCTCACCCGCTACAGCGCGCGCCAACATGGTTTTACCAGTACCTGGATTACCGACCAGCAAGACGCCCTTCGGAATCTTAGCCCCCAAATCCTTATACTTCTTTGGGTGTTTTAAGAAATCGACAACTTCTTGCAAGTCCTGCTTGGCATTATCATTGCCAGCAATATCTGAGAATAAGACTTTTTCTTTATCTTGCCCGTACAGACGAGCCTTACTCTTACCAAAACCCATAGCCTGATTATTTTGGCCTTGCGCCTGACGCATCATAAACATAAAGAAGACGACAATAATCAACACTGGCGCCACTATCACCGCCAAGTTCCACACTACCTCACCGGTTGTTGATGGTGGAATAACTTTAACCTCTACCTTAGCATCCTTATTTAAGCCCTGCTCATAAATGCTACCAGATTCCTTAACTGATCGCTCGGTAGGCTTAGGCTGGTCTTTAACGGTGACCTTAATGTCATTGCCCTGAATTTCTAATTGAGCAATCTTACCTTCGTTCGCCCGACGAACCACATCTGATAAAGCTACGTCCTTAAGGTTAGACACAGGGAAGAGTGTTGCATAAAAAATCAACGCTACAAAAATTATAATTGCCCAAAACAGTCCAAATTTTACAATCTGATTTATTCCGTTCTTGCCGTTTCTTTGAGGCATCTTAACAGCCATTCTCAACTAATCCTTTCGCCTATACTAATCAAACTCTGTCTATTATAACATCTCTCATTGTCAATTTCATCATAATACCACCACCAATTTGCCAACACGAACCAGGTTTTCCGGTTTTTATGGCAATGAGCGTTCGCTCCAACTGAGAACCCAGTAACGAAACGTCGTAATGTCGTAAAATATAATAGTATATTAATTCTTGTGCGACATTACCGTCAATCATAGTCAAAAAATATCGACTATTTACAGCCTCATCAAACCACTCTAGCTCCTGCTCAATCTCTATCCTCAATTTTCTCTGCTGTCGCCAAACCTCATACAC
Encoded here:
- the ftsH gene encoding ATP-dependent zinc metalloprotease FtsH; amino-acid sequence: MPQRNGKNGINQIVKFGLFWAIIIFVALIFYATLFPVSNLKDVALSDVVRRANEGKIAQLEIQGNDIKVTVKDQPKPTERSVKESGSIYEQGLNKDAKVEVKVIPPSTTGEVVWNLAVIVAPVLIIVVFFMFMMRQAQGQNNQAMGFGKSKARLYGQDKEKVLFSDIAGNDNAKQDLQEVVDFLKHPKKYKDLGAKIPKGVLLVGNPGTGKTMLARAVAGEAGVPFFSISGSEFVEMFVGVGASRVRDLFSKAKKNAPCIIFIDEIDAVGRKRGSGMGGGHDEREQTLNQILVEMDGFDGETNVIVLAATNRADVLDPALLRPGRFDRRVTITLPERKDREAILKVHFKKKPVDDTVDLDKLAAKTAGSSGADLANIANEAAIIAARRNKKKISNGELTEAFERVAIGPERKAKVMNEHEKELTAYHEAGHAIVGHVLPDSDPVHKVTIIPRGSTGGVTWFLPPEDKIYTNVYEFKDILARAMGGRIAEKLIYGDDGITTGAGSDLRKATEIARDMVIEQGMGQKLRDQVFHEDNGGLMFDKMTRERPYSDAVAELIDQEVETLIKEAARRAEVVLVANRKSLEDLKDALLKYETLEEAAVDEILQGTKLPKEAKLHA